In the genome of Candidatus Moraniibacteriota bacterium, one region contains:
- the dnaJ gene encoding molecular chaperone DnaJ, translating to MAKDYYQTLGVARGASADEIKKAYRKLAHAHHPDKKGGDEAKFKEINEAYQVLSNKEKRAQYDQFGETFSQGGGGGAGFGGFDFGRGFEGFSNGNFHFEGGFEDIFSDIFGGGRSRGSRSRRRGSDIQVDVEISFEEMAAGVRKTLSLRREVACSLCSGTGGKRGSKEQNCPTCHGAGQVRRTVRSILGTFQQAEVCGDCGGRGKVYAEKCLECRGSGRVKKTDEIPLDIPAGIEDGQMLSLSGEGEAGEAGSQPGDLLVSVHVRPHPVFSRRGNDVLSNISVSAVRAALGDTVDVETIDGLVSMKVPAGTQSGEVFRIRSKGLLPVGSSWGRGDHLVTVTVRVPKHLSREEKRLFEALRDIEK from the coding sequence ATGGCGAAGGATTACTATCAGACACTTGGTGTTGCCCGAGGGGCGTCGGCGGACGAGATTAAGAAGGCGTATCGAAAGCTCGCACATGCGCATCATCCGGATAAAAAGGGTGGCGACGAGGCAAAGTTCAAGGAGATCAATGAGGCGTACCAGGTGCTTTCGAATAAAGAGAAGCGGGCGCAGTATGACCAGTTCGGCGAGACGTTCTCGCAGGGTGGCGGCGGAGGTGCCGGGTTTGGCGGTTTCGATTTCGGCCGCGGCTTCGAGGGATTCTCGAATGGCAACTTTCATTTTGAGGGGGGTTTCGAAGATATTTTCTCGGATATTTTCGGTGGCGGCCGGTCAAGAGGCAGTCGGTCGCGGCGGCGCGGATCTGACATTCAGGTAGACGTTGAAATTTCATTTGAGGAAATGGCGGCTGGCGTGCGGAAAACGCTCTCGCTTCGACGAGAAGTGGCGTGCTCTTTGTGTTCAGGCACGGGCGGCAAGCGCGGGTCGAAAGAGCAAAACTGTCCGACATGTCATGGCGCCGGACAAGTGAGGCGAACGGTACGGAGTATCTTAGGGACATTTCAGCAAGCGGAAGTGTGTGGCGATTGCGGTGGGCGCGGGAAAGTGTATGCGGAGAAATGTCTGGAGTGTCGCGGTTCGGGACGTGTGAAAAAAACCGATGAAATTCCGTTGGATATCCCGGCCGGTATCGAGGATGGGCAGATGCTTTCGCTTTCGGGTGAGGGCGAGGCGGGAGAGGCGGGGAGCCAGCCGGGCGATCTTTTGGTTTCGGTGCATGTGCGACCGCACCCGGTCTTTTCGCGACGAGGCAATGATGTGCTTTCGAATATTTCTGTCTCTGCTGTGCGAGCGGCGCTTGGCGATACGGTGGATGTCGAGACAATTGATGGATTGGTATCTATGAAAGTTCCTGCCGGCACGCAGTCGGGCGAGGTGTTTCGCATTCGGAGCAAAGGGCTTCTTCCGGTAGGGAGTTCGTGGGGGAGAGGAGATCACTTGGTGACGGTGACGGTGCGTGTTCCGAAGCATCTTTCGCGCGAGGAGAAAAGGCTTTTTGAAGCTCTTCGGGATATTGAAAAATAA
- a CDS encoding very short patch repair endonuclease: MDIYTDRKRSEIMSKVKSKDSKIEVDFRKKLWKRGFRYLKNSKKYHGKPDLVLPKYKTVLFLDSCFWHGCQRHGSIPETRKEFWMKKISRNKERDKEVTLHYKKLGWNVIRIWEHDLNNKNFMFNFDKITKR, translated from the coding sequence ATGGACATTTACACGGACAGGAAGCGGAGTGAGATAATGTCTAAAGTTAAGAGTAAGGATAGTAAAATCGAGGTTGATTTTAGAAAGAAACTTTGGAAGCGGGGATTCAGATACTTAAAAAATTCAAAGAAATATCATGGTAAACCCGATCTAGTTCTACCAAAATACAAAACTGTGCTATTTTTGGATTCATGCTTCTGGCACGGATGCCAGAGACATGGTTCTATTCCGGAAACTCGAAAAGAATTTTGGATGAAGAAGATTTCCCGAAATAAGGAACGGGACAAAGAGGTTACTCTCCACTACAAAAAACTCGGGTGGAACGTAATACGAATATGGGAGCATGATTTGAACAACAAGAACTTCATGTTCAATTTTGATAAAATTACTAAGCGATAA
- a CDS encoding TIGR02391 family protein yields MPEPTLTMKFDPRTIKHLGVRLYSTLPPVLAELVANAYDADAEQVHIHLLDDGTNKEIVVSDDGHGMTFQEIDEKFLMIGRDRRHEDQTDVSPGGRKIIGKKGLGKLSFFGIAHEVEISTKKAGKHNTFKLRWDEIQAEEKEYHPTVVINDEDCGDEMGTTVMLREIQRESDFDAEEVANSLSKMFIVDEDFGISIQLNDGDTVPVENERKYNDLDKEVEWSIPNDLAEEWECEVKDKISGHLIATKKPISPRTNMRGITLFSRKKLVNLPEYFSDSTSSHFFSYLTGWLEVDYIDELDEDVISTNRQALNWGHPEMQKLKLCLQRMINSLERDWRRKRADLRAEEAEKRTGMSIGEWRSHIPEEIKDDLDPVIGALLSESELADDDLTSSLKGLQKIIKPYPYFHWRNLHPELKTLAFRYYKDGNYYTAVFEGVKKYINNLKAKSSSTITDRNLIENVFALKNPKMSVTDAFSKPNGDSFEADTVKNITEGHRMLALAMWDAFRDPISHEEVEDLGQSGLYTDRDCLDALALLSHLYYRLDNAVVL; encoded by the coding sequence ATGCCTGAGCCAACACTGACAATGAAATTCGATCCGCGCACCATAAAGCACCTGGGCGTTCGGCTATATTCAACTTTGCCACCCGTATTGGCAGAGCTTGTTGCTAATGCGTATGATGCGGATGCGGAACAAGTACATATTCATCTTCTGGACGACGGCACGAATAAAGAAATTGTTGTGTCAGACGATGGTCATGGAATGACGTTTCAAGAAATTGACGAAAAGTTTCTGATGATTGGCCGCGACCGTCGTCACGAGGATCAAACAGATGTTAGTCCAGGCGGCCGAAAGATAATTGGCAAAAAAGGTTTAGGAAAACTATCATTTTTTGGCATAGCTCACGAAGTGGAAATATCCACAAAGAAAGCCGGTAAGCATAATACATTCAAGCTTCGATGGGATGAAATTCAAGCTGAAGAAAAAGAGTACCACCCAACAGTTGTTATCAATGATGAAGATTGTGGAGATGAGATGGGAACCACCGTTATGCTGAGAGAAATCCAACGCGAATCGGATTTTGATGCTGAAGAAGTAGCCAATAGTCTATCAAAAATGTTCATTGTGGACGAGGATTTTGGAATTTCTATACAACTTAACGATGGTGATACAGTGCCGGTTGAGAACGAACGAAAATACAACGATTTGGATAAGGAGGTTGAGTGGAGTATCCCCAATGATCTGGCAGAAGAATGGGAATGCGAAGTAAAAGATAAGATATCAGGACATTTGATTGCAACAAAGAAACCAATTTCACCTCGTACAAATATGCGAGGTATTACGTTATTTTCTCGCAAAAAGCTCGTTAATCTTCCGGAATACTTTTCTGACAGCACATCAAGCCACTTCTTTTCGTATTTGACTGGCTGGCTTGAAGTGGACTATATAGATGAGCTAGACGAAGATGTGATATCGACAAACCGTCAAGCTCTCAACTGGGGTCATCCTGAGATGCAGAAACTTAAACTGTGTCTACAAAGGATGATTAATTCGCTTGAACGAGATTGGCGCAGAAAACGAGCAGATTTGCGTGCAGAAGAAGCCGAAAAACGAACAGGAATGAGTATTGGCGAATGGCGAAGCCACATTCCAGAAGAAATAAAGGATGATCTTGACCCCGTTATCGGCGCCCTACTTAGTGAATCTGAACTTGCAGATGACGATCTCACAAGCAGCTTGAAAGGATTGCAGAAAATCATTAAGCCATATCCATATTTTCACTGGAGAAACCTACACCCCGAATTAAAGACTTTGGCCTTTCGTTATTATAAGGATGGCAACTACTACACCGCTGTGTTCGAAGGAGTAAAAAAGTACATAAATAATCTAAAGGCAAAATCCAGCTCTACGATCACGGACCGAAACCTGATCGAAAATGTGTTTGCGCTCAAAAATCCAAAAATGTCAGTTACCGATGCTTTTAGTAAGCCAAACGGCGATTCGTTTGAGGCTGATACTGTCAAAAATATCACTGAAGGTCATAGAATGCTTGCACTCGCAATGTGGGACGCATTCAGAGATCCAATTTCACATGAAGAGGTTGAAGATTTGGGACAGTCAGGATTATATACTGACCGTGATTGTCTGGATGCGCTTGCACTACTTTCTCACCTGTATTACAGGTTAGATAATGCAGTTGTGCTGTAG
- a CDS encoding DNA cytosine methyltransferase → MSMSNPLKVVKNGRIKAVDFFSGAGGLTYGLRMAGINVIAGVDNDSICKETYEKNNPGAVFLDRDVTSYSPKGMEKDLNLRRGDDNLLFAGCAPCQFWSIIRTSKKRSEKTKNLILDFQKYVEYFMPGYILVENVPGISSSKKGGPINSFIKSIEKIGYKFNDFHVVNMSEYGIPQRRRRFTLLASRVAGVELPKPIKKRRTVRDAIGVNNGFAVVVAGHKDGTKRMHTVAGLSKKNLDRLRMTPKDGGDRSVWQSKKSHALACFSSDDGKKKKFSDTYGRMWWDKPSPTITTKFYSISNGRFAHPEEDRGISLREGATLQTFPKSYEFISANTADVAKMIGNAVPPEFARILGEQIIKSVDGNVKSNA, encoded by the coding sequence ATGTCGATGTCGAACCCTCTTAAAGTGGTAAAAAATGGAAGAATTAAAGCAGTGGATTTCTTTTCAGGTGCTGGTGGTCTTACGTATGGTCTACGCATGGCTGGTATTAATGTGATTGCAGGGGTAGATAACGATAGTATCTGTAAAGAAACATATGAAAAAAACAATCCGGGGGCGGTGTTTTTGGATAGAGATGTGACTAGCTATTCACCAAAGGGCATGGAGAAAGATTTGAATTTAAGGAGAGGTGATGATAATCTTCTGTTTGCCGGATGCGCTCCGTGTCAATTCTGGAGTATTATCCGCACGAGCAAGAAGAGGTCTGAGAAGACAAAAAATCTTATTCTCGATTTTCAGAAATACGTTGAATACTTCATGCCCGGATATATTTTGGTGGAGAACGTCCCGGGGATTTCTTCTTCGAAAAAAGGCGGTCCCATAAATTCATTTATAAAGTCGATCGAGAAAATCGGGTACAAGTTCAATGATTTTCATGTTGTGAATATGTCTGAGTATGGCATTCCGCAAAGACGTCGACGCTTTACGCTGTTGGCCTCGCGGGTAGCCGGTGTCGAGTTGCCAAAACCAATAAAAAAGCGTAGAACGGTCAGGGATGCTATCGGCGTGAACAATGGGTTTGCGGTAGTGGTTGCCGGACATAAAGATGGAACAAAGCGGATGCACACCGTGGCCGGCTTGAGCAAAAAGAACCTGGATCGTTTGAGGATGACGCCAAAGGATGGAGGGGATCGCAGTGTTTGGCAAAGCAAGAAAAGCCATGCGCTCGCCTGTTTCTCATCTGATGACGGCAAGAAAAAGAAATTCTCTGATACTTACGGTCGTATGTGGTGGGACAAACCTTCTCCCACAATCACCACCAAGTTTTATAGCATCAGCAATGGTCGGTTCGCTCATCCAGAAGAGGATCGAGGCATTTCACTTCGCGAAGGAGCAACACTGCAAACCTTTCCGAAAAGTTACGAGTTTATCAGCGCAAACACAGCGGATGTTGCCAAAATGATTGGTAATGCAGTTCCTCCCGAGTTTGCAAGAATCTTGGGTGAGCAAATCATAAAGTCTGTTGATGGTAACGTAAAGTCCAATGCCTGA
- the mltG gene encoding endolytic transglycosylase MltG: MFGFLGLCIFAGIGAGVFVYRAKSVQSEFVGERLFHINEHENVFSVANRLESEHLVVSRWYFLWSAWLGGLRGKIHAGDFVIPGKLTSPEVVTIFLLNDGKPKEITLTFPEGWTAQQMAARLSANEFDGNGFLALVTNPLAEWREKYPVLAGVPERASLEGFLFPDTYTFLLSATPEDIISKMLRNFETRFTADMQTETMRQGKSILEIVTMASIVEREIGTARQSAEDIVRERGMVSDLFWRRLADGHALESDATVQYARGGATKIQHSAEDIAVDSPYNTYANKGLPPGPISNPGLVSLRAALFPIANDYYFFLNNPQTGQTFFSKTFEEHVKNKAKNGL; the protein is encoded by the coding sequence TTGTTTGGATTCCTTGGGTTGTGTATTTTTGCTGGCATTGGTGCTGGTGTTTTTGTCTATCGAGCGAAATCAGTACAGAGCGAATTTGTTGGGGAGCGGCTCTTTCATATCAATGAGCATGAAAACGTGTTCTCGGTAGCGAATCGCCTTGAGAGCGAGCATCTTGTGGTATCACGATGGTATTTCTTGTGGAGCGCGTGGCTGGGGGGTCTCCGAGGAAAGATTCATGCAGGGGATTTTGTAATCCCCGGAAAACTCACCTCGCCGGAAGTGGTGACGATATTCCTCTTGAATGACGGGAAGCCAAAGGAGATCACGCTGACATTCCCCGAAGGATGGACGGCTCAACAGATGGCCGCTCGACTCTCGGCGAACGAGTTTGACGGCAATGGATTCTTGGCGCTGGTTACGAACCCGCTTGCTGAGTGGCGTGAGAAATATCCGGTGCTGGCGGGTGTGCCGGAGCGCGCGTCGCTCGAGGGATTTCTCTTTCCGGATACGTACACGTTTCTTCTCTCGGCGACTCCGGAGGATATCATTTCGAAAATGCTTCGGAATTTCGAGACGCGCTTCACAGCTGATATGCAAACGGAGACGATGCGACAAGGGAAGAGTATTCTCGAGATTGTGACGATGGCGAGTATCGTCGAGCGGGAGATCGGCACGGCGAGACAGTCTGCGGAAGATATCGTACGCGAACGGGGAATGGTGAGCGATCTCTTTTGGCGACGGCTTGCCGATGGGCACGCGCTTGAGAGTGATGCGACGGTGCAGTACGCGCGAGGCGGCGCGACAAAGATTCAGCATTCCGCCGAAGATATCGCCGTCGATTCGCCCTACAATACCTACGCCAACAAGGGGCTTCCGCCCGGACCCATATCGAATCCGGGACTTGTCTCGCTTCGCGCCGCGCTCTTCCCGATCGCCAACGACTACTACTTCTTCCTCAATAACCCTCAAACCGGCCAAACCTTCTTCTCCAAAACCTTCGAGGAGCATGTGAAGAATAAAGCCAAAAATGGATTGTAG